From Ipomoea triloba cultivar NCNSP0323 chromosome 5, ASM357664v1, the proteins below share one genomic window:
- the LOC116019285 gene encoding pentatricopeptide repeat-containing protein At4g36680, mitochondrial-like: MSSLALRYGRHLSTTTAAAAGASITISKAKSKLRSEHDPDEALKIYSSISGNYTSQASSRYAQTYAVRRLAMARRFSDIETLLESHKKDPKVTQEPFLSTLIRSYGIARMFDKARSTYEQMDELGTPRSSLSFNALLTACVNSRLCDRVPQLFDEIPNKYGVLPDKISYGILIKSYCEVRSPDLAIERLNEMEEKGIEITPITFTAILHSLYKSGRIDDAEKAWEDMAKRGIAPDVGAYNVKLMNIHGGDPDGVKALIEEMKAAGVEPDTISYNYLMICYCRNGMLDEAEKVYQDLERNGCKPNAATYGTLIHYLCEKGRFVTGYKVFKESVRRRRMADFNTMKPLLEGLAKESRRKEARGLLRTGTKKLPPNLHKAWSSLGEQLGLEKIEEDETKKGQWKDSKLHELWKGRK, from the coding sequence ATGTCTTCCCTGGCCTTACGTTACGGTCGCCACCTATCAACCACGACGGCGGCTGCCGCCGGCGCATCCATCACCATCTCCAAAGCGAAGTCAAAGCTCAGGTCCGAACACGACCCCGATGAGGCTTTAAAGATCTACTCCTCCATTTCCGGCAACTACACTTCCCAAGCTTCCTCCCGCTACGCCCAGACCTACGCCGTCAGGCGTCTCGCCATGGCGCGCCGCTTCTCCGATATCGAGACGCTTCTCGAGTCTCACAAGAAGGACCCCAAAGTCACTCAGGAGCCCTTCCTCTCCACCCTAATTCGTTCTTACGGCATCGCCAGAATGTTCGATAAAGCGCGCAGCACGTACGAGCAAATGGACGAACTAGGAACCCCTAGATCCTCGCTCTCTTTCAACGCCCTTCTCACCGCCTGCGTTAATTCGAGGTTGTGCGATCGCGTCCCCCAACTGTTCGACGAAATTCCTAACAAATACGGCGTTTTGCCTGATAAGATTTCGTACGGtatactgatcaagtcctattGCGAGGTCAGATCGCCCGACTTGGCCATTGAGAGACTCAACGAGATGGAAGAGAAAGGTATCGAGATTACTCCAATTACTTTCACGGCTATATTACATTCACTGTATAAATCAGGGAGGATCGATGATGCTGAGAAGGCCTGGGAGGACATGGCGAAAAGAGGAATTGCTCCGGATGTTGGCGCCTACAATGTCAAGCTTATGAACATCCATGGCGGAGATCCTGACGGCGTGAAGGCTTTGATTGAGGAAATGAAAGCTGCAGGGGTTGAACCAGACACAATTAGCTATAATTACTTGATGATATGCTATTGTAGGAATGGAATGTTGGATGAAGCTGAGAAGGTGTACCAAGATTTGGAGCGGAATGGTTGTAAACCTAATGCTGCAACTTATGGGACATTGATCCATTATCTGTGTGAGAAGGGGCGGTTTGTGACAGGGTACAAGGTGTTCAAGGAGAGTGTGAGGAGACGCAGGATGGCCGATTTCAACACCATGAAGCCTCTGCTCGAAGGATTGGCAAAGGAATCGAGGCGCAAAGAGGCACGAGGGTTGCTTAGGACGGGGACGAAGAAGCTCCCGCCTAATCTGCACAAGGCTTGGAGCAGTCTAGGGGAGCAGCTTGGCTTGGAAAAGATTGAAGAAGATGAGACAAAGAAGGGGCAGTGGAAGGACTCGAAGCTGCACGAGTTGTGGAAAGGGAGGAAGTAG